One genomic region from uncultured Cohaesibacter sp. encodes:
- the glgX gene encoding glycogen debranching protein GlgX encodes MKYKISNGTPYRLGAFYDGEGTNFAVFSANASQIDLCLFSEDGTKEIDRISLPERTGPVWHGYLHGLKPGTLYGFRAHGIYAPEQGHRFNSNKLLLDPYTREIFGKWTPSATLFGYQKGASGGDLTFGAADSAACVPKSVVSDPALNDFLQTEAPVMDGRDLIYEAHAKGLTKLHPDIPENLRGTYEGLASDAMIDHLLSINVRAVELMPVHHFLDDEFLLDKNLVNYWGYNSIGFFALEPRYLGPDGIIGFRAMVQKLKAAGIQVYLDVVFNHTAEGDQNGPTICFRGLDNATYYRLIAGQPRYYVNDTGCGNTVNVSHPYVLRMVLDSLRYWVLCMGVDGFRFDLATTVCREDYGFDLYGGFLDAIRQDPILSTVRLIAEPWDIGPGGYRLGGFPPEFSEWNDSYRDTTRRYWKGDPQTTPDLASRLLGSADKFDRAGRRAWSSVNFISAHDGFTLADITRYNNRHNDANGESNMDGHGANYSDNCGAEGDTKDPVILARRKRRQRNFLATLFLSQGSPMLLAGDEIANSQKGNNNAYCQDNEIGWVDWANADNDLMDFVRYLSSFRREHKALRQDRFLHGAKRQQDDLRDVEWTDFGGFSLKWRDPSLSSFCLTLRCSAEAPSYEKDNDVVFIIFNRSNVAASVVLPSCPDGFHWVRALDTAQQTQHPSLETQQDSTEISGSSVVALILEADTANT; translated from the coding sequence ATGAAATATAAGATATCCAATGGAACACCATATCGACTGGGCGCCTTCTATGACGGTGAGGGTACCAATTTTGCAGTTTTCTCTGCAAATGCCAGTCAGATTGATCTCTGCCTGTTTTCTGAAGATGGGACGAAAGAGATCGATCGGATTTCTTTGCCTGAAAGAACAGGTCCGGTCTGGCACGGCTATCTGCATGGCTTGAAACCGGGAACCTTGTATGGTTTTCGTGCGCACGGTATTTATGCACCAGAGCAGGGACATCGTTTCAATTCCAATAAACTGTTGCTAGACCCTTATACGCGCGAAATTTTTGGCAAGTGGACTCCTTCTGCAACCTTGTTTGGATATCAAAAAGGGGCAAGCGGTGGAGACTTGACCTTTGGCGCAGCAGATAGCGCGGCTTGCGTTCCGAAGTCTGTCGTTTCGGATCCGGCGCTCAATGACTTTCTGCAAACCGAGGCGCCTGTCATGGATGGGCGCGACCTGATTTATGAAGCCCATGCCAAGGGCCTCACCAAACTGCATCCAGACATACCCGAAAATTTGCGTGGCACCTATGAAGGACTCGCCAGTGACGCGATGATTGATCATCTTTTGTCGATCAATGTGCGTGCGGTTGAGTTGATGCCGGTGCATCATTTTCTTGACGACGAGTTTTTGCTCGACAAGAATCTGGTCAATTACTGGGGCTATAACTCCATTGGTTTCTTCGCTTTGGAGCCACGTTATCTGGGCCCTGATGGCATTATCGGTTTCCGTGCCATGGTGCAAAAGCTCAAGGCGGCCGGTATCCAGGTCTATCTTGATGTTGTGTTCAACCATACCGCAGAAGGAGACCAGAATGGCCCGACCATTTGCTTCCGAGGTTTGGACAATGCGACCTATTATCGCCTGATTGCCGGCCAGCCACGCTATTATGTCAATGACACCGGCTGCGGTAATACTGTCAATGTTTCGCACCCTTATGTGCTGCGCATGGTTCTGGATTCCCTGCGCTACTGGGTACTCTGCATGGGGGTTGATGGCTTCCGCTTTGATTTGGCAACCACAGTTTGCCGAGAAGATTATGGTTTTGACCTCTATGGCGGCTTCCTTGATGCCATCCGACAGGATCCCATTCTCTCCACCGTGCGTCTGATTGCAGAGCCATGGGACATCGGTCCGGGTGGCTACCGTCTTGGAGGCTTTCCGCCAGAATTCTCCGAATGGAACGACAGCTACCGAGATACCACACGCCGATACTGGAAGGGGGATCCGCAAACAACGCCGGATCTGGCCTCCCGTTTGCTCGGCTCGGCCGACAAATTCGATCGGGCAGGGCGTCGTGCCTGGTCTTCGGTCAATTTCATTTCCGCCCATGATGGTTTCACGCTGGCAGATATCACCCGCTACAACAATCGCCACAATGATGCGAATGGCGAAAGCAACATGGATGGCCATGGAGCTAACTATAGTGACAATTGCGGCGCTGAAGGCGATACGAAAGATCCTGTCATTCTTGCGCGCCGCAAACGCCGTCAGCGGAATTTTCTGGCTACACTGTTTCTCAGTCAGGGTAGCCCGATGTTGCTGGCGGGCGACGAGATCGCCAATAGCCAGAAGGGCAACAACAACGCCTATTGTCAGGACAACGAAATCGGCTGGGTTGATTGGGCCAATGCGGACAATGACCTGATGGACTTCGTGCGTTATCTGAGTAGCTTTCGGCGTGAGCATAAGGCTTTACGTCAGGACCGCTTTTTGCATGGTGCCAAGCGTCAGCAGGACGATCTACGCGACGTGGAATGGACCGACTTTGGTGGCTTTTCACTCAAGTGGCGCGACCCAAGCCTTTCAAGCTTCTGCCTGACCTTGCGTTGTTCTGCCGAAGCACCGTCATATGAAAAAGACAATGATGTTGTATTTATAATTTTCAACCGCAGCAATGTCGCTGCCAGTGTCGTTTTACCCTCCTGTCCAGATGGATTTCACTGGGTCAGGGCCCTGGATACTGCACAACAAACCCAACACCCGAGCTTGGAAACACAGCAGGATTCCACCGAAATTTCGGGTTCCTCCGTCGTTGCCCTGATACTAGAAGCGGATACTGCAAACACATGA
- the malQ gene encoding 4-alpha-glucanotransferase has product MNQDKLNALAGFFGIHTAYNDFDGNLVQTSVETQLALLRANGLHLDNDAMLDEAIESYVVAEQDRWFPRELITGTGFDYQCNFGLGARWHIELDEDLSDEVRQSIPGEVLCGIAETHISLPPLPSGIHQLVCEVGGRVEIVTLITAPLKAPSVEQLTGKSRVWGINAPLYGFRSHRNSGIGDFEDLAQFSEYVQSLGGSFVGINPVHALGFSDQYAMSPYSPTHRGFLNTQHIALDQFSGMPASPQLHALLQAVETQWSELRASDQVEYQSHRVCHNAALRDLHSLFLDHADQASLDALATFRAEKGSYLERFALYEALSDHYGPEWHRWPVQFRDRHEDAIRAARELYAARIDFHVWLQWIASVQLTQTQQRASGNGGLGLYLDLAVGARRGGGESWCEHDSVAQGISLGAPPDQLGPDGQNWGLVAYAPKKLAANKYKSLRNIYRSAMQYAGVLRIDHVLGLNRSFWIPDGGIPGAYVTQPLNTFLSILSIEADASNTAVIGEDLGLVPDGFRDAVQAHGIYGYSVLQYEKWPDGRFKHPNELREFSLASFSTHDTPTLKGFISGCDIKWRDRIRGSEHPSSGALEARAHDVAALAKLDPDESTHGDLSFDHLFNTIHGSLAHSPVAMLAVQLDDILAEEEAQNLPGTVDQHPNWRRKCSLELEDLPKDKAFDEVAQMMKESGRSLGEL; this is encoded by the coding sequence ATGAATCAAGACAAGCTGAACGCTCTTGCTGGTTTTTTTGGAATTCACACTGCTTACAACGATTTTGACGGCAATCTGGTTCAGACGTCAGTTGAAACTCAGTTGGCCCTATTGCGCGCCAATGGTTTGCATCTGGATAATGATGCAATGCTCGATGAAGCCATTGAATCCTATGTGGTGGCTGAACAGGATCGATGGTTTCCTCGTGAATTGATCACGGGGACAGGCTTTGACTATCAATGCAATTTCGGTCTCGGCGCCCGTTGGCATATCGAGTTGGACGAAGACCTCTCTGACGAGGTTAGACAAAGCATACCGGGTGAAGTCTTGTGCGGCATTGCTGAGACGCATATCTCCTTGCCGCCTTTACCATCGGGAATCCATCAGCTGGTCTGCGAAGTGGGAGGGCGGGTCGAGATAGTAACGCTCATCACGGCCCCACTTAAGGCACCATCTGTTGAGCAATTGACAGGAAAGAGCCGCGTTTGGGGGATCAATGCGCCGCTATATGGTTTCCGGTCACATCGCAATTCCGGCATTGGTGATTTTGAAGACCTGGCCCAGTTTTCCGAGTATGTGCAATCCCTTGGCGGGAGTTTTGTCGGCATAAATCCCGTGCACGCCTTGGGCTTTTCAGATCAATATGCCATGAGTCCCTATTCGCCGACGCACCGGGGCTTTCTGAACACCCAGCATATCGCGCTCGATCAGTTTTCCGGCATGCCGGCCTCACCTCAGCTTCATGCGTTGTTACAGGCGGTGGAAACGCAATGGTCAGAACTGAGAGCAAGTGATCAGGTCGAATATCAATCCCATCGCGTATGTCACAATGCGGCTTTGCGCGATTTGCATTCGCTCTTCCTTGACCATGCCGATCAGGCGTCTCTCGACGCTTTGGCGACCTTTAGAGCTGAGAAAGGGTCCTATCTTGAGCGCTTTGCGCTCTATGAAGCTCTCTCTGATCATTACGGCCCAGAATGGCACCGTTGGCCAGTGCAATTCAGAGATCGCCATGAAGATGCCATACGAGCCGCCAGAGAACTTTATGCCGCGCGGATTGACTTCCATGTCTGGCTCCAATGGATAGCAAGCGTGCAGCTGACCCAAACACAGCAACGGGCGAGTGGCAATGGTGGCTTGGGGCTCTATCTGGATCTTGCGGTTGGCGCACGTCGCGGAGGCGGTGAAAGCTGGTGCGAGCATGACAGTGTCGCTCAGGGTATTTCATTAGGCGCGCCCCCAGATCAATTGGGGCCTGACGGACAGAATTGGGGGCTCGTTGCCTATGCCCCCAAAAAGTTGGCCGCGAACAAATACAAGTCTCTACGCAATATCTATCGCTCGGCCATGCAATATGCCGGTGTGCTGCGCATTGATCACGTGCTTGGTTTGAACCGCAGCTTCTGGATTCCCGATGGTGGCATTCCCGGTGCGTATGTAACACAACCACTCAATACATTCCTTTCCATTCTCTCCATTGAGGCAGATGCTTCCAATACGGCGGTGATCGGGGAAGATCTCGGCCTGGTGCCAGACGGCTTCCGCGATGCCGTGCAAGCGCATGGCATTTATGGCTACTCGGTCCTGCAATATGAAAAATGGCCCGATGGTCGTTTCAAGCATCCCAATGAACTAAGAGAATTCAGTCTCGCCAGCTTCAGTACCCATGATACGCCGACACTTAAGGGGTTCATCTCTGGATGTGACATCAAGTGGCGCGACCGGATCAGAGGCTCTGAGCATCCTTCTTCCGGAGCGCTGGAAGCGCGTGCGCACGATGTCGCGGCACTCGCCAAACTGGATCCGGATGAAAGCACGCATGGCGATCTGAGCTTTGATCATCTCTTCAACACGATCCATGGGAGTTTGGCGCACTCGCCAGTTGCCATGTTGGCTGTGCAGCTGGATGATATTCTGGCTGAAGAAGAAGCCCAGAACCTGCCCGGGACCGTCGATCAGCATCCGAATTGGCGCAGAAAATGTTCACTGGAGCTAGAGGATCTGCCCAAGGACAAAGCCTTTGATGAGGTTGCTCAGATGATGAAAGAGAGCGGCCGAAGTCTCGGTGAATTGTGA
- a CDS encoding YARHG domain-containing protein, with amino-acid sequence MNKTRLFSTIMIAAGIMFISPLLDGMLGPNKAAAQGYRNMTCGELWYARNAIFARQGYCFKTARARQVFGPRCYAPWGRLAPAQQRRVDTIVYWERQYGCRR; translated from the coding sequence ATGAATAAGACTCGGTTATTTTCTACCATCATGATAGCTGCTGGCATCATGTTCATATCACCATTGTTGGACGGAATGTTGGGGCCAAACAAGGCCGCTGCGCAGGGCTATCGCAACATGACCTGCGGCGAGCTTTGGTATGCTCGCAACGCGATTTTTGCCCGACAAGGTTACTGTTTCAAAACCGCCAGAGCGCGTCAGGTCTTCGGTCCGCGTTGCTACGCTCCATGGGGTCGTCTGGCGCCAGCACAGCAGAGACGCGTTGACACCATTGTCTATTGGGAAAGACAATATGGCTGTCGTCGCTAA
- a CDS encoding sulfite reductase flavoprotein subunit alpha codes for MTIPFLPDDSPFSEDQKSWLAGFYAGLHTQMLAGKKSSTSESQSTITAHILFGTQTGNSEGLAEDFAATLKAEGVNAVVASLDDVEVSALVEMNYVFLITSTYGEGEMPDNAQLFWDALKAADAPRLEHMHFSVLALGDTAYDGFCEAGKQFDLRFEQLGAKRLAGRVDCDVDFEESADGWMAAAREELAKHKPEDAGGPIPHSAAAAAKPAKSKWTRKNPFEAPVTVNHLLSGEGSAKEIRHYEFDLSDDGPNYVAGDALNIIPTNDPALVSEWLDYLGVSGDTAVSGKDKSLEELLFSQLEISTPSSEFIKAIAARTDDEHLQHIVDFNDKEAMEAYLWSKDSLDVARLHPKARFSVDELIKLFKPLQHRAYSISSSSKMFADSVHLTIASVRYESHGRKHGGVASCFLADRVGNEKSKVFVSPNKSFRVPENNDVPMIMVGPGTGIAPFRAFLQERQAIGAKGYNWLFFGDQHEKTDFIYKDELAKMQSDGILNRLDLAFSRDQAEKIYVQTRMQEHAKDLYAALEEGGHFYVCGDASRMAKDVDRALHKVISEQAGLSEDGAMDYVNLMKKEKRYVRDVY; via the coding sequence ATGACCATACCTTTCCTTCCTGATGACTCTCCCTTTTCAGAAGACCAGAAGTCCTGGTTGGCTGGCTTCTATGCGGGGCTGCACACCCAGATGCTGGCTGGCAAGAAGTCCTCTACGTCCGAGTCCCAATCGACCATCACTGCTCACATTCTTTTCGGCACCCAGACGGGGAATTCGGAAGGATTGGCCGAAGACTTCGCCGCCACGCTCAAGGCAGAAGGCGTCAACGCCGTTGTCGCTTCGCTGGATGATGTGGAAGTCTCCGCACTGGTTGAAATGAATTACGTTTTCCTGATCACATCCACCTATGGCGAAGGGGAAATGCCTGATAACGCGCAGCTCTTCTGGGATGCCCTTAAGGCGGCGGACGCCCCTCGCCTTGAACATATGCATTTCTCGGTTCTGGCGTTGGGTGATACGGCTTATGATGGCTTTTGTGAAGCCGGTAAACAGTTTGATCTTCGCTTCGAGCAGTTGGGCGCCAAGCGTCTGGCTGGTCGCGTAGATTGCGATGTCGACTTTGAAGAAAGTGCTGATGGCTGGATGGCCGCAGCGCGCGAAGAGCTCGCAAAACACAAGCCGGAAGATGCCGGTGGTCCGATCCCGCATAGTGCTGCGGCGGCAGCCAAGCCGGCCAAATCCAAATGGACGCGCAAGAACCCGTTCGAAGCGCCGGTTACGGTCAATCATCTGCTTTCTGGTGAAGGATCGGCTAAAGAAATTCGCCACTACGAATTTGATCTTTCCGACGATGGACCGAACTATGTTGCAGGCGATGCACTCAACATCATCCCGACCAACGACCCTGCCCTCGTCTCAGAGTGGCTGGACTATTTGGGTGTGTCCGGTGATACCGCCGTATCCGGCAAAGACAAGTCGCTGGAAGAACTGCTGTTCAGCCAGTTGGAGATTTCAACGCCGTCTAGCGAATTCATCAAGGCCATTGCGGCTCGCACGGATGATGAGCATCTCCAGCATATCGTCGATTTCAACGACAAAGAGGCCATGGAGGCCTATTTGTGGTCCAAGGATTCTTTGGATGTCGCTCGGCTGCACCCGAAAGCACGCTTTTCGGTTGATGAGCTGATCAAGCTCTTCAAACCTTTGCAGCATCGCGCCTATTCCATCTCCTCCAGCTCGAAGATGTTTGCAGATAGCGTGCATCTGACGATTGCTTCCGTGCGCTATGAAAGCCATGGGCGCAAACATGGTGGTGTTGCTTCCTGCTTCCTTGCTGATCGTGTCGGCAACGAAAAATCCAAGGTGTTTGTTTCGCCCAACAAAAGCTTCCGCGTGCCGGAAAATAACGATGTTCCCATGATTATGGTCGGACCGGGAACCGGTATCGCTCCGTTCCGCGCCTTCCTTCAGGAACGTCAGGCAATCGGAGCCAAGGGATATAACTGGCTATTCTTTGGTGACCAGCATGAAAAGACCGATTTCATCTACAAGGACGAATTGGCCAAGATGCAATCTGACGGCATTCTGAACCGGTTGGATCTTGCCTTCTCTCGTGATCAGGCTGAGAAAATCTATGTCCAGACCCGTATGCAAGAGCATGCCAAGGATCTTTACGCAGCGCTCGAAGAAGGCGGTCATTTCTATGTCTGTGGCGATGCTTCTCGCATGGCCAAAGACGTGGATCGCGCCTTGCACAAGGTGATTTCAGAGCAGGCTGGTCTCAGCGAAGACGGTGCCATGGACTATGTCAACCTGATGAAAAAGGAAAAGCGCTACGTGCGCGACGTCTATTGA